The following coding sequences are from one Bradyrhizobium sp. WSM471 window:
- the rpmB gene encoding 50S ribosomal protein L28, whose translation MSRRCELTAKGPQVGHTVSHSNIKTKRRFLPNLVNVTFISEALGRNVRLRVSTNAIKSVDHNGGLDPFLLKAKAAVLSPRALELKRAIQKKVGPTPAPAKKAS comes from the coding sequence ATGTCTCGCCGCTGCGAATTGACGGCCAAGGGCCCCCAGGTCGGCCACACGGTCAGCCACTCCAACATCAAGACCAAGCGCCGCTTCCTGCCGAACCTGGTCAACGTGACCTTCATCAGCGAAGCGCTGGGCCGCAACGTGCGCCTGCGCGTCTCCACCAACGCGATCAAGAGCGTCGACCACAATGGCGGTCTCGATCCCTTCCTGCTCAAGGCCAAGGCCGCCGTGCTGTCGCCGCGCGCCCTCGAGCTGAAGCGCGCCATCCAGAAGAAGGTCGGCCCGACCCCCGCGCCGGCGAAGAAGGCGAGCTAA